A window of Dickeya zeae NCPPB 2538 contains these coding sequences:
- a CDS encoding MFS transporter, translating into MIRRLLPILLIMQTFLIQLVSGINYVTIPVLMNLQGHNNLWIGVAMACEIIGVLLFHRRLSRLIQWIGLVWSTLLLVLLRAGLCVSMAWQQFYPGWLVSILGYGLCTGMQLILLQTWLNQLPLRRRGVVMGLFSAALSLGVALGPVLLQLTQVSMAQRFWLTALLSLSSLLLVWIAHINPQSGTVSAVRFRFVCRHARAILVSALVGGVSFYGLPNFLTLYGMSDGLTDERASLLMTMFMLGSVTLGMAVSLLSDWVNRQWIVAFCIFCSVVCAVFLALAVYADYGATLVLLYLWGGSMGGVYSIGLSLIGDRFPPQQQMSANMSYTMMDSLGGIAGLIGIGFMMDRMGPEGMTMVLVVVGCAFLCYLVWELVEHQTPFQ; encoded by the coding sequence ATGATACGGCGGTTATTACCCATCCTGTTGATCATGCAAACGTTCTTGATTCAACTGGTCTCCGGCATCAATTACGTCACCATCCCGGTGCTGATGAACCTGCAAGGTCATAACAATTTGTGGATAGGCGTGGCGATGGCCTGCGAAATCATTGGCGTGCTGCTATTCCATCGGCGCTTGAGCCGACTGATTCAGTGGATAGGACTGGTGTGGTCAACGCTGTTACTGGTGTTGCTGCGAGCCGGGCTGTGCGTCAGCATGGCGTGGCAACAGTTTTATCCCGGCTGGCTGGTCAGTATTTTGGGGTACGGGCTGTGTACCGGGATGCAGTTGATCCTGCTACAGACCTGGCTTAACCAGTTGCCACTACGGCGGCGCGGCGTGGTGATGGGGCTGTTTTCTGCCGCGCTGTCGTTGGGTGTGGCGTTGGGACCGGTCTTGCTGCAACTGACGCAGGTATCGATGGCACAGCGGTTCTGGCTGACCGCGTTGCTTAGCCTGAGCTCGCTGCTGCTGGTGTGGATTGCCCACATCAACCCGCAGTCGGGGACGGTTTCTGCGGTTCGTTTTCGCTTTGTCTGCCGTCATGCCCGCGCCATTCTGGTTTCCGCGTTGGTGGGGGGCGTCAGTTTCTACGGTTTACCCAATTTCCTGACCTTGTACGGTATGAGTGATGGATTGACGGACGAGCGGGCATCGTTGCTGATGACCATGTTCATGTTGGGCAGCGTGACGCTTGGTATGGCCGTCAGCCTGTTATCGGATTGGGTCAACCGGCAATGGATCGTCGCGTTTTGTATTTTCTGCTCGGTGGTATGCGCAGTGTTTCTGGCACTGGCGGTGTACGCCGACTACGGTGCCACACTGGTGTTGTTGTATCTCTGGGGTGGGAGCATGGGCGGTGTGTACAGCATTGGTTTGTCGCTGATTGGCGATCGTTTTCCTCCACAGCAGCAGATGTCTGCCAACATGAGTTACACCATGATGGATTCCCTTGGTGGTATTGCCGGTTTGATTGGCATCGGTTTCATGATGGACCGCATGGGGCCAGAGGGGATGACGATGGTGCTGGTGGTGGTCGGCTGCGCCTTCCTCTGTTACCTGGTGTGGGAGTTGGTCGAGCATCAGACGCCATTTCAATAA
- a CDS encoding PDC sensor domain-containing protein yields MNVSPSRAALVEALFASLIFIGLLGFSTYMVYHKSINALEQEIKIGLLSNVRAAASTLSGDEHQNITAHTERDDPLYRQLAVQLERIRQASQDVRYIYTTILDQDKVRFVVNPSPQNDNDGDGIPDLPPALMQVYDNAPSELVAALREHKTGVSDQPYRDEWGVFISAYAPFYDRQGTFRGVLAMDLELSRFYQRLEALNQVFRKAIITILFLGLVVGLAVWWMRRSSQQVSRQLALREQAYHALLHATSPLQMERLYDQTLPLLFLRGGTPARSPLDMTSITLSADTTSVDPAVRDNHSALQSNLSAWWQNTALSLLPCPASMLTTVPTDALDAYFSPDYYRGFWLQSFQLWRQLAQQPLRIEVHLQEEALLYWVLDILLIRTGEPDKGEDGDSADWWRRFLLWQAEAASAHVAIRQVEKGQLWLSWRVPKYPEAL; encoded by the coding sequence ATGAACGTTTCACCTTCACGGGCAGCGCTGGTTGAAGCGTTGTTCGCCAGCCTGATTTTTATCGGCTTGCTGGGGTTTTCGACCTACATGGTTTACCACAAGTCTATCAACGCGCTGGAGCAGGAAATTAAGATCGGCTTGTTGTCGAACGTGCGAGCGGCCGCCTCCACCCTGTCTGGCGATGAGCACCAGAACATCACCGCGCATACCGAGCGTGATGATCCGCTTTACCGGCAACTGGCTGTGCAACTGGAGCGTATTCGCCAGGCGTCGCAGGATGTGCGTTACATCTATACCACGATACTGGATCAGGACAAGGTGCGCTTTGTCGTCAACCCCAGTCCGCAAAACGACAATGATGGCGACGGCATTCCTGATCTGCCTCCGGCGTTGATGCAGGTCTATGACAATGCGCCATCGGAACTGGTGGCGGCGCTGCGGGAACATAAAACCGGGGTGTCGGACCAACCGTACCGGGACGAATGGGGCGTTTTCATCAGCGCCTACGCGCCTTTTTATGACCGACAGGGGACGTTTCGTGGCGTACTGGCGATGGATCTTGAGTTATCACGTTTTTATCAGCGGTTAGAGGCGCTCAATCAGGTATTTCGTAAGGCCATCATTACCATTCTGTTTCTCGGCTTGGTCGTCGGACTGGCGGTGTGGTGGATGCGGCGCAGCAGCCAGCAGGTAAGCAGGCAACTGGCATTGCGCGAACAGGCTTACCACGCGTTGTTACACGCCACATCCCCCTTACAAATGGAACGGCTGTATGACCAGACGCTGCCGCTGTTGTTTTTACGTGGTGGCACGCCTGCCCGCTCACCGCTGGACATGACATCCATCACTCTCTCCGCAGACACCACCAGCGTAGACCCGGCTGTGCGGGACAATCACAGCGCGTTGCAGAGTAATTTATCCGCATGGTGGCAAAACACCGCGCTGTCATTATTGCCCTGCCCAGCCTCCATGCTAACGACCGTACCCACCGACGCGCTGGACGCCTATTTCTCACCGGATTATTACCGTGGTTTCTGGTTGCAGAGCTTCCAACTGTGGCGGCAATTGGCGCAGCAACCGTTGAGGATTGAGGTGCACTTGCAGGAAGAAGCGTTGCTGTATTGGGTGCTGGATATCCTGCTGATACGAACCGGTGAACCGGACAAGGGCGAAGACGGTGACTCGGCGGACTGGTGGCGACGCTTTTTGCTCTGGCAGGCAGAGGCTGCATCCGCACACGTGGCTATCCGACAGGTGGAGAAAGGGCAGCTATGGCTGAGCTGGCGGGTACCTAAATATCCGGAGGCGTTATGA
- a CDS encoding gamma-aminobutyric-acid receptor subunit beta yields MRTLWACIAAGCLFWGGAVWAAVADNAPDTRPVDVSVSIFINKIYGVNTLEQTYKVDGYLVAQWTGKPRKTPGDKPLIVENNQIEWWIKNGLWVPALEFINVVGSPDTGNKRLMLFPDGRVIYNARFLGSFSNDMDFRLFPFDHQQFVLELEPFSYNNQQLRFSSIQVYTENIDNEEIDEWWIRGKAATHISDIRYDHLSSVQPNQNEFSRITVQIDAVRNPSYYLWSFILPLGLIIAASWSVFWLESFSERLQTSFTLMLTVVAYAFYTSNILPRLPYTTIIDQMIIAGYGSIFAAILLIIFAHHRQANGVEDERLIRRCRLVFPLSFLAIGGMLVIRGITL; encoded by the coding sequence ATGCGAACGCTATGGGCATGCATTGCAGCGGGGTGTCTATTTTGGGGGGGAGCGGTGTGGGCGGCGGTGGCGGATAACGCGCCGGATACCCGACCGGTCGATGTGAGTGTGAGTATTTTTATCAATAAAATTTACGGCGTAAACACCCTCGAGCAAACCTACAAGGTGGATGGGTATCTGGTCGCGCAATGGACTGGTAAACCACGCAAAACACCCGGCGACAAACCCTTGATCGTTGAAAACAACCAGATCGAGTGGTGGATTAAGAATGGCTTGTGGGTACCGGCACTGGAATTCATCAACGTGGTTGGCAGCCCGGATACCGGTAATAAGCGCCTGATGCTGTTTCCCGATGGCCGGGTTATCTATAACGCCCGCTTTTTGGGTTCGTTCAGTAATGACATGGATTTCCGCCTGTTCCCGTTTGATCACCAACAGTTCGTGCTGGAACTGGAGCCGTTTTCCTATAACAACCAGCAATTGCGATTCAGTAGCATCCAGGTTTATACCGAAAATATTGATAACGAAGAGATAGACGAGTGGTGGATTCGGGGAAAAGCCGCCACCCATATCAGCGATATTCGTTATGACCATTTGAGCAGTGTGCAGCCCAACCAGAACGAATTTTCCCGTATTACGGTGCAGATAGACGCGGTTCGCAACCCATCCTACTACCTGTGGAGTTTTATCCTGCCGCTGGGGCTGATTATCGCCGCTTCCTGGAGCGTGTTCTGGCTCGAATCGTTTTCCGAGCGTTTGCAGACCTCGTTCACGCTGATGCTGACTGTGGTGGCCTATGCGTTTTACACCAGCAATATTCTGCCACGCCTGCCTTACACCACAATCATCGATCAGATGATCATCGCCGGGTATGGCAGCATTTTCGCGGCGATTTTGCTGATTATCTTTGCCCATCATCGTCAGGCGAACGGCGTGGAAGATGAGCGATTGATACGCCGCTGTCGTCTGGTTTTTCCGCTCAGCTTTCTGGCGATAGGCGGGATGCTGGTTATTCGGGGGATCACGCTATGA
- a CDS encoding pyridoxal-dependent decarboxylase: MQPVDELTILADGLHDVVRRRILRDYIAHMEEQQRHFAGFQTNQQGGFDAGLRPLLEMNLLNLGDSMEPGAYQVNSKRFERAVLAYYAQLWRLPSPYWGYLTAMGSTEGNLFALWNARDFLCGAATTHWPSTAHARYAPVVLYSERSHYSLAKACRVLQLATPAQAGPALGRCPITAGVWPQALPCDDAGRVDVESLLQLVVFFHRYRRPVIICLTSGTTFSGACDDWAQITAQLQRLLPPNTPQQRHYWLHMDGALSSNYLPFWPEPEGRQLAIDAQAASLHSICASPYKWLSMPWPCGIVMLPEAYRAVALNRPNYIGSGEATLSGSRPGLSAVVLWNQLCRLGEPGQQEMIRRCHEVQRYAYQQLRYLFERLDPGRERLVVLPLIRGSLMVQFSAPHPSVIERFSLSSDQVVVQGTPRRFCHLVVLPHCHQALVDSLLWALRQPGAFAPVTEV, from the coding sequence ATGCAACCAGTTGATGAACTGACGATTTTGGCCGATGGGCTGCATGATGTGGTACGAAGGCGAATTTTGCGCGATTACATTGCGCACATGGAGGAGCAGCAACGGCATTTTGCCGGGTTTCAGACCAACCAACAGGGTGGCTTCGATGCCGGGTTGCGTCCATTGCTGGAGATGAACCTGCTGAACCTGGGAGACAGCATGGAACCCGGTGCTTATCAGGTCAACAGCAAGCGTTTTGAACGGGCGGTGCTGGCGTATTACGCCCAACTGTGGCGTTTGCCATCGCCGTACTGGGGTTACCTGACGGCGATGGGGTCGACGGAAGGCAACCTGTTTGCGCTGTGGAATGCGCGCGATTTTCTGTGTGGCGCGGCGACCACCCATTGGCCGTCCACTGCGCATGCGCGCTACGCGCCCGTGGTCCTGTATTCCGAGCGCAGCCACTATTCACTGGCCAAGGCGTGCCGGGTATTGCAACTGGCGACCCCCGCACAAGCCGGTCCGGCGTTGGGGCGTTGCCCGATTACTGCCGGTGTCTGGCCACAGGCGCTGCCCTGCGATGATGCCGGGCGCGTGGACGTAGAGAGCCTGTTGCAACTGGTGGTGTTTTTTCATCGCTACCGACGGCCGGTGATTATCTGCCTGACCAGTGGGACGACGTTTAGCGGTGCCTGTGACGACTGGGCGCAGATTACGGCGCAATTGCAGCGATTACTGCCGCCGAATACCCCGCAGCAACGCCACTATTGGCTGCACATGGACGGGGCGTTGTCGTCGAATTATCTGCCGTTCTGGCCGGAGCCGGAAGGGCGTCAACTGGCGATTGATGCACAGGCGGCATCACTGCATTCCATCTGCGCCAGCCCGTACAAATGGTTAAGTATGCCGTGGCCGTGCGGCATTGTGATGCTGCCTGAAGCGTATCGTGCGGTGGCACTCAATCGCCCGAACTATATCGGTAGCGGTGAGGCAACGTTATCCGGCTCGCGTCCCGGTTTGTCGGCGGTGGTGTTGTGGAACCAGTTGTGCCGTTTGGGCGAGCCAGGACAGCAGGAGATGATCCGCCGTTGTCACGAGGTACAACGCTACGCATACCAGCAACTTCGCTATCTGTTTGAACGCCTTGACCCTGGCCGGGAGCGGTTAGTGGTACTGCCGTTAATCCGCGGCTCGCTGATGGTGCAATTCAGTGCGCCACACCCGTCGGTGATTGAACGGTTTTCGTTATCCAGCGATCAGGTGGTCGTGCAGGGAACGCCGAGGCGATTCTGCCATCTGGTGGTGTTGCCGCATTGTCATCAGGCACTGGTAGATAGCCTGCTGTGGGCGCTCAGACAGCCCGGTGCTTTTGCGCCGGTTACGGAGGTGTGA
- the pelC gene encoding pectate lyase PelC, with the protein MKSLITPITAGLLLALSQPALAATNTGGYAATAGGNVTGAVSKTATSMQDIVDIIAAARLDANGKKVKGGAYPLVITYTGNEDSLINAAAANICGQWSKDPRGVEIKEFTKGITIIGANGSSANFGIWIKKSSDVVVQNMRIGYVPGGAKDGDMIRVDDSPNVWVDHNELFAANHECDGTPDGDTTFEAAVDIKGASDYVTVSYNYIHGVKKVGLDGSSSSDTGRNITYHHNRYNDVNARLPLQRGGLVHAYNNLYTNVTSSGLNVRQNGQALIENNWFENAVNPVTSRYDGKNFGTWVLKNNNIAKPADFSTYGITWTADTKPYVNADSWTSTGTFPAVSYSYSPVSAQCVKDKLANYAGVGKNLATLTSAACQ; encoded by the coding sequence ATGAAATCACTCATTACCCCGATTACCGCTGGACTGTTACTGGCACTCAGCCAACCCGCGCTGGCTGCTACCAATACCGGCGGTTACGCCGCAACAGCGGGGGGCAACGTGACGGGTGCGGTCAGCAAGACGGCCACATCGATGCAAGATATCGTCGATATCATCGCAGCAGCCCGTCTGGATGCTAACGGCAAAAAGGTGAAAGGCGGTGCGTACCCACTGGTCATCACCTATACCGGTAATGAAGACTCGCTGATCAACGCGGCGGCAGCCAATATCTGCGGCCAGTGGAGCAAAGACCCCCGTGGCGTGGAAATCAAGGAGTTCACCAAAGGCATCACCATCATCGGCGCTAACGGCTCATCCGCTAACTTCGGTATCTGGATTAAGAAATCCTCTGACGTCGTGGTGCAAAACATGCGTATCGGCTACGTCCCGGGCGGGGCTAAAGATGGCGACATGATCCGCGTGGATGATTCGCCGAACGTCTGGGTTGACCATAACGAATTATTCGCCGCCAACCATGAGTGCGACGGTACGCCAGACGGCGACACCACCTTTGAAGCAGCCGTCGATATCAAAGGGGCGTCAGATTACGTCACCGTTTCCTACAACTACATCCACGGTGTGAAAAAAGTGGGGCTGGACGGTTCCAGCAGCAGCGATACCGGCCGCAACATCACCTATCACCATAACCGCTATAACGACGTGAACGCCCGCCTGCCGTTACAACGCGGCGGTCTGGTGCATGCTTACAACAACCTGTACACCAATGTCACCAGTTCCGGTCTCAACGTGCGTCAGAACGGCCAGGCCTTGATCGAAAACAACTGGTTCGAAAATGCAGTGAATCCGGTGACATCCCGTTATGACGGCAAGAATTTCGGCACCTGGGTGCTGAAAAACAACAACATTGCCAAACCGGCTGACTTCTCGACCTACGGCATCACCTGGACGGCGGACACCAAACCTTACGTGAATGCGGATAGCTGGACCTCCACTGGTACCTTCCCGGCAGTGAGCTATAGCTACAGCCCGG